A region from the Amycolatopsis camponoti genome encodes:
- a CDS encoding excalibur calcium-binding domain-containing protein codes for MKRFPNWLKIVLAAFAVLFVLGAIFGKAPEPKLAAATPPAPATTTASSATPAPVSYTIGTVTDGATVVVNGSDGTSKTVRVLGVTAPAGTTGCYSAESLAWATTALSGKSVTLGAETANGVAVTLAGGQDYATLAIRMGYLKYETDAALPALAAAETAARQATTGLWAPPCNGTIDVPAPTPTPTPTPTPEPPATKAAPVPPPVETTEDAPAPKPDTAAYYKNCTAAKAAGAAPLHRGEPGYRAALDRDGDGVACER; via the coding sequence ATGAAACGCTTTCCGAACTGGCTGAAGATCGTCTTGGCCGCCTTCGCCGTCCTGTTCGTGCTGGGCGCGATCTTCGGAAAGGCCCCGGAGCCGAAGCTCGCGGCCGCCACCCCTCCGGCACCCGCGACGACCACCGCGAGCAGCGCGACTCCGGCTCCCGTCAGCTACACGATCGGGACCGTGACCGACGGCGCGACCGTGGTGGTGAACGGCAGCGACGGCACCTCCAAAACGGTCCGCGTCCTCGGTGTCACGGCGCCCGCCGGCACCACCGGGTGCTACTCCGCGGAATCGCTCGCCTGGGCGACCACCGCGCTTTCCGGCAAATCCGTGACGCTCGGCGCGGAAACGGCGAACGGCGTCGCCGTCACTTTGGCCGGCGGCCAGGACTACGCGACACTCGCCATTCGAATGGGGTACCTCAAGTACGAGACGGACGCGGCGCTGCCCGCGCTCGCGGCCGCCGAGACCGCGGCGCGGCAGGCGACCACCGGGCTGTGGGCGCCGCCGTGCAACGGGACCATCGACGTCCCCGCTCCGACGCCGACGCCCACGCCCACCCCGACCCCGGAGCCCCCGGCCACCAAGGCAGCCCCGGTCCCGCCGCCCGTCGAGACCACCGAGGACGCACCGGCCCCGAAGCCCGATACCGCCGCGTACTACAAGAACTGCACCGCCGCGAAAGCCGCCGGTGCCGCACCGCTGCACCGCGGCGAACCCGGATATCGGGCCGCCCTCGATCGTGACGGCGACGGCGTGGCCTGCGAACGGTGA
- a CDS encoding DUF3024 domain-containing protein, with product MAGIPELALRQVERWCAQRVPEHLHDQVRVECRTRGRAVTIVELRAPWSPQAGPEWTEQKIAQLRLDEFGIWSVLWADRNGRWLTYPDAPVASSPTLLLAEIERNPNGIFWG from the coding sequence ATGGCAGGAATTCCGGAACTCGCGCTCCGGCAGGTCGAGCGGTGGTGCGCGCAGCGCGTCCCCGAGCACCTTCACGACCAGGTCCGCGTCGAATGCCGGACCCGGGGCCGCGCGGTGACGATCGTCGAGCTGCGTGCACCCTGGTCGCCGCAGGCCGGTCCCGAGTGGACCGAGCAGAAGATCGCGCAGCTGCGCCTCGACGAGTTCGGCATCTGGTCGGTCCTCTGGGCCGACCGCAACGGACGGTGGCTGACCTACCCGGACGCACCGGTCGCCAGCTCGCCGACGCTCCTGCTGGCCGAGATCGAGCGCAACCCGAACGGCATCTTCTGGGGCTGA
- a CDS encoding nitrate- and nitrite sensing domain-containing protein has protein sequence MKYLRSVRGRMLCIAFVPAGALVVVAVVIAFFLVHQANRTRDSALDAADAAGRTARAVVALQGQRSAAMSAPDQRTAAYANFTQRIDTAIAGLRDHTRYAPDAESAYQQTTAVELLSVAEGMDRSDSLALAGIDGVTRRPFTEAVAAYRAELDRLAPQLTESGRIAYESLTRSADWSRLAAVEDAFAAAEPLPVPESTWRSAAYTVSQQLGGLYSQQSQYAVQLTLDDGRRTLAGAIAASTALLLSAGLLLVVVRRLVARVPVPVVPIMVPTMQAAIPRPRHARSRRPRLPEPWPMKAVLDDLRRR, from the coding sequence TTGAAGTACCTGCGATCCGTCCGCGGACGCATGCTGTGCATCGCGTTCGTGCCCGCCGGAGCGCTCGTCGTCGTGGCCGTCGTGATCGCGTTCTTCCTGGTCCACCAAGCGAACCGGACGCGGGACAGCGCCCTGGACGCGGCGGACGCCGCCGGGCGGACCGCCCGCGCCGTCGTCGCCCTGCAGGGTCAGCGCAGCGCGGCGATGTCCGCGCCCGACCAACGGACCGCCGCGTACGCGAATTTCACCCAGCGGATCGACACCGCCATCGCCGGGCTGCGCGACCACACCCGCTACGCGCCCGACGCCGAATCCGCGTACCAGCAGACCACCGCCGTCGAGCTGCTTTCCGTCGCCGAAGGCATGGATCGCTCCGATTCCCTCGCCCTCGCGGGGATCGACGGCGTGACGCGGCGGCCGTTCACCGAGGCCGTGGCCGCCTACCGGGCCGAACTGGACCGGCTCGCGCCGCAGCTCACCGAAAGTGGCCGTATCGCGTACGAGTCGCTCACCCGCAGCGCCGATTGGAGCAGGCTGGCCGCCGTCGAAGACGCGTTCGCGGCCGCCGAACCGTTGCCCGTCCCCGAATCCACCTGGCGCAGCGCCGCCTACACCGTCTCGCAGCAGCTCGGCGGCCTGTACTCGCAGCAAAGCCAGTACGCCGTGCAGCTCACCCTCGACGACGGCCGCCGCACGCTCGCCGGCGCGATCGCCGCGAGCACGGCCCTGCTGCTGTCCGCCGGGCTGCTGCTCGTCGTCGTGCGGCGGCTCGTCGCGCGCGTGCCGGTGCCGGTCGTCCCGATCATGGTGCCGACCATGCAGGCGGCCATCCCGCGACCCCGCCACGCACGGTCACGGCGGCCGCGCCTGCCCGAACCGTGGCCGATGAAAGCCGTGCTCGACGACTTGCGACGCCGATGA
- a CDS encoding 3'-5' exonuclease, producing MIESLSLLGAGGHPAHGTDFTAVDVRTTGLRPGRVVELAAVRVHADGSLVGELTTLVDPGADVSPGPSVVHGITRGELDDAPSFGAVLGPLLDLCAGSVIVAHDLAFVTAFLDFETQFAGVRMPVLPGVSTLAAAQSVVRLPNYRLATVAHALGVSGRPGQTALSRARTVAALVTGMFGRYGCTFATQPVFPGLPRLAGGRLLPRGEAVPAEPGWMAEALERVPAGRTGDAYLDLLAEAVSDQHLSRAEVAALAASATEAGLSEGRVRTTHEQLVTALRHIAERDGVVTAVEARELRQVATALGVTDAGDLRPAAGGKPTRVLVLGTTVAADGMRARVLAEGVQLAKKLTASVTHLVVDATVPATEPRRARAAELGAEVVDVRAAPVALGFEPPPAPRAAVAAPSRPAKVLGGRLLMGAGLVLMFIVVIGMFGGTPLAGGIFLAVLGVGALLGGWVLAEPAPR from the coding sequence GTGATCGAATCCCTCTCGCTGCTCGGCGCGGGCGGCCACCCCGCGCACGGAACCGACTTCACCGCGGTGGACGTCCGGACGACCGGGCTGCGCCCCGGGCGCGTCGTCGAACTCGCCGCGGTGCGGGTCCACGCCGACGGCTCGCTCGTGGGCGAGCTGACGACGCTGGTGGATCCCGGCGCCGATGTTTCGCCCGGTCCGTCGGTCGTCCACGGCATCACGCGCGGTGAACTCGATGACGCGCCGTCGTTCGGTGCCGTGCTGGGGCCGCTGCTCGACCTGTGCGCCGGCAGCGTGATCGTCGCCCACGACCTGGCGTTCGTGACGGCTTTCCTGGACTTCGAAACCCAGTTCGCCGGCGTCCGGATGCCGGTGCTGCCGGGCGTCTCGACGCTGGCGGCCGCGCAGTCCGTGGTGCGGCTGCCCAACTACCGGCTCGCCACCGTCGCCCACGCCCTGGGTGTGTCCGGCAGGCCCGGGCAAACCGCGCTCTCCCGGGCGAGGACGGTCGCGGCGCTGGTCACCGGCATGTTCGGGCGGTACGGGTGCACGTTCGCGACGCAACCGGTGTTCCCCGGCCTGCCGCGGCTCGCCGGCGGACGGCTGCTTCCGCGCGGCGAAGCGGTGCCGGCCGAGCCCGGGTGGATGGCCGAGGCGCTCGAGCGGGTGCCGGCCGGCCGGACCGGGGACGCCTACCTGGACCTGCTCGCCGAGGCCGTCTCGGATCAGCACTTGTCGCGTGCCGAGGTGGCCGCCTTGGCCGCGTCGGCGACCGAGGCCGGGCTGTCCGAGGGGCGGGTGCGGACGACGCACGAGCAGCTCGTGACGGCCCTGCGGCACATCGCGGAACGGGACGGCGTCGTGACGGCCGTGGAAGCACGCGAGCTGCGCCAGGTGGCGACGGCGCTCGGCGTCACGGACGCCGGCGACCTGCGTCCGGCCGCCGGCGGCAAGCCGACCCGGGTGCTGGTGCTCGGCACCACCGTGGCGGCGGACGGGATGCGGGCCCGGGTGCTGGCCGAGGGCGTCCAGCTGGCCAAGAAGCTGACCGCGAGCGTCACGCACCTGGTGGTCGACGCGACCGTGCCGGCCACCGAGCCCCGGCGGGCGCGGGCCGCCGAACTGGGCGCCGAAGTGGTCGACGTCCGCGCGGCACCCGTGGCGCTCGGCTTCGAGCCGCCGCCCGCACCCCGGGCCGCGGTCGCCGCGCCGAGCCGCCCGGCGAAGGTGCTCGGCGGCCGGCTCCTGATGGGCGCCGGCCTGGTGCTGATGTTCATCGTCGTGATCGGGATGTTCGGCGGCACCCCGCTGGCGGGCGGGATCTTCCTGGCGGTCCTGGGCGTGGGCGCGTTGCTCGGCGGGTGGGTGCTCGCCGAGCCGGCGCCGCGGTGA
- the coaA gene encoding type I pantothenate kinase yields MTRVRELSPYVELHREQWKELRSSTPLPLTAAELLKLRGLGEQVDLAEVADVYLPLSRLINLQVAARQRLYEATTTFLGDDSRGTKVPYVIGIAGSVAVGKSTTARILRTLLARWPDHPRVDLVTTDGFLHPRAELMRRGIMHRKGFPESYDRRALLRFVTEVKSGAERVTAPVYSHLAYDILPGQEQVVQQPDILILEGLNVLQPGPRLMVSDLFDFSIYVDAHTDDIQRWYIERFLELRHTAFADPASHFHHFAGLPDDEARAEARHLWRSINEPNLMENIKPTRPRATLVLRKDADHTINRVRLRKL; encoded by the coding sequence ATGACCCGGGTCCGCGAACTCAGCCCGTATGTCGAGCTGCACCGGGAACAATGGAAAGAGCTGCGCAGTTCGACGCCGCTGCCGCTGACCGCGGCCGAGCTGCTGAAGCTGCGTGGCCTCGGTGAGCAGGTCGACCTGGCCGAGGTGGCCGACGTCTACCTGCCGCTTTCCCGCCTGATCAACCTCCAGGTCGCCGCGCGCCAGCGGCTCTACGAGGCGACCACGACGTTCCTCGGTGACGACTCCCGCGGCACGAAGGTCCCGTACGTGATCGGCATCGCCGGGAGCGTGGCGGTCGGCAAGTCGACCACCGCCCGCATCCTGCGCACGCTGCTCGCCCGCTGGCCGGACCACCCCCGCGTCGACCTGGTCACCACCGACGGGTTCCTGCACCCACGCGCCGAGTTGATGCGGCGCGGGATCATGCACCGCAAGGGCTTCCCCGAGAGCTACGACCGCCGCGCGCTGCTGCGGTTCGTCACCGAGGTGAAGTCGGGTGCCGAGCGCGTCACCGCGCCGGTCTACTCACACCTGGCCTACGACATCCTGCCGGGCCAGGAGCAGGTGGTGCAGCAGCCGGACATCCTCATCCTCGAGGGCCTGAACGTGCTGCAGCCGGGCCCGCGGCTGATGGTGTCCGACCTCTTCGACTTCTCGATCTACGTCGACGCGCACACCGACGACATCCAGCGCTGGTACATCGAGCGGTTCCTGGAGCTGCGGCACACGGCGTTCGCCGACCCGGCCTCGCACTTCCACCACTTCGCCGGCCTGCCCGACGACGAGGCCCGCGCCGAGGCGCGGCACCTGTGGCGCTCGATCAACGAGCCGAACCTGATGGAGAACATCAAGCCGACCCGCCCGCGGGCCACGCTGGTGCTGCGCAAGGACGCCGACCACACCATCAACCGGGTCCGCCTGCGCAAGCTCTGA
- a CDS encoding response regulator, with protein sequence MPIQVLLVDDHELVRRGLRDLLGDEPDIEVVAEAGSVEEALAVAMHVEPEVAVVDVRLGDGDGITLCRELRSKPNPPACLMLTAFDDEEAMVGAIMAGAAGYLLKQVRGQDVVYAVREVAAGRSLLDPVSTARVLDKMRHPPTDELATLTERERDVLELIGQGLSNREIAERLFLAEKTVKNYVTSVLAKLGMQRRTQAAAWIARREK encoded by the coding sequence ATGCCGATCCAGGTACTGCTCGTCGACGACCACGAACTGGTCCGTCGCGGGCTCCGCGACCTTCTCGGCGACGAGCCCGACATCGAGGTCGTCGCCGAGGCGGGCAGCGTCGAAGAGGCGCTGGCGGTGGCGATGCACGTCGAGCCGGAGGTCGCGGTGGTCGACGTCCGCCTGGGCGACGGCGACGGCATCACGCTCTGCCGCGAACTGCGGTCGAAGCCGAACCCGCCGGCCTGCCTGATGCTGACCGCGTTCGACGACGAAGAGGCGATGGTCGGCGCGATCATGGCCGGGGCCGCGGGTTATCTGCTGAAGCAGGTGCGGGGACAGGACGTGGTGTATGCGGTCCGCGAGGTCGCCGCCGGGCGGTCGCTGCTGGACCCGGTGAGCACCGCGCGGGTGCTCGACAAGATGCGGCACCCGCCGACGGACGAGCTGGCGACGCTGACCGAGCGCGAGCGGGACGTGCTGGAGCTGATCGGCCAGGGCCTGTCGAACCGCGAGATCGCCGAGCGGCTGTTCCTCGCCGAGAAGACGGTCAAGAACTACGTCACGTCGGTGCTGGCGAAGCTCGGCATGCAGCGCCGGACGCAGGCCGCCGCCTGGATCGCGCGCCGGGAAAAGTAG
- a CDS encoding DUF6880 family protein gives MSPPPDLRPYLRTLDAETLADLLHAQAERDPELRHSLELRAATQSGDVSEAHRLLDAAVTDGNGGYTAKVGAVLDTLRRMLDAGSRADLAPLARRTVDDISEVLEQSGDHTGDLGDRLDRAVELYARACAARPPDPEKLADWILEVEFDGPGRPSIALADFAAPLGEPGLRRIKSTVDDVLTASGPGHRRDVAERLREQLAEVLGDVDELVAILSAKPPRRDVSLKIVRVLRAAGRHSEAIAHAARALTHDKNGHAPEPVRVPEPDDETSRRRKEFDAKPDRGTFAALREAATADGKWPTQRRAALARLRELAAEGPGHADELARVLLDDGRPDEAWRACVRFGASPELKLELAEQRAAEHPAETIPVFREHVDELIERKDPQAYREAARRLKLLRTLHKRAETADEFTAYVGALVETHRRKSRLITEIRAARIAIPKAVTSPRPPR, from the coding sequence GTGAGTCCCCCTCCGGATCTCCGCCCCTACCTGCGCACTTTGGACGCGGAAACGCTGGCGGACCTGTTACACGCCCAAGCCGAACGTGACCCTGAGTTGCGGCATTCGCTCGAACTGCGCGCCGCCACCCAATCCGGTGACGTCAGCGAGGCGCACCGGCTGCTCGACGCCGCGGTGACCGACGGGAACGGCGGATACACCGCGAAAGTCGGGGCGGTCCTCGACACGCTGCGGCGCATGCTCGACGCCGGCAGCCGCGCCGACCTGGCCCCGCTCGCCCGCCGCACGGTCGACGACATCAGCGAGGTGCTCGAGCAGTCCGGCGACCACACCGGCGACCTCGGCGACCGGCTGGACCGCGCCGTGGAGCTGTACGCCCGCGCGTGCGCCGCCCGGCCGCCGGACCCGGAGAAGCTGGCCGACTGGATCCTCGAGGTCGAGTTCGACGGCCCGGGCCGTCCGTCGATCGCCCTCGCCGACTTCGCGGCGCCGCTGGGCGAGCCCGGCCTGCGGCGGATCAAGTCCACTGTGGACGACGTGCTGACGGCGAGCGGGCCGGGACACCGCCGGGACGTCGCCGAACGGCTTCGTGAACAGCTGGCCGAGGTGCTCGGCGACGTCGACGAGCTGGTCGCGATCCTGTCGGCCAAGCCGCCGCGGCGCGACGTCAGCCTCAAGATCGTCCGGGTGCTGCGGGCCGCCGGGCGACACAGCGAGGCCATCGCGCACGCCGCCCGCGCGCTCACCCACGACAAGAACGGGCACGCGCCGGAACCGGTCAGGGTGCCGGAACCGGACGACGAAACGTCCCGCCGCCGCAAGGAGTTCGACGCCAAGCCGGACCGCGGGACGTTCGCCGCGCTGCGCGAAGCCGCGACCGCCGACGGGAAGTGGCCGACCCAGCGCCGGGCCGCGCTGGCCCGCCTGCGCGAGCTGGCCGCCGAAGGACCGGGGCACGCCGACGAGCTGGCCCGGGTCCTGCTCGACGACGGCCGTCCCGACGAAGCCTGGCGCGCGTGCGTGCGGTTCGGGGCGTCGCCGGAGCTGAAACTCGAACTCGCCGAGCAGCGCGCCGCCGAGCACCCGGCCGAGACGATCCCGGTCTTCCGCGAGCACGTCGACGAGCTCATCGAGCGCAAGGACCCACAGGCCTACCGTGAGGCCGCGCGCCGGCTGAAGCTGTTGCGCACCTTGCACAAGCGTGCGGAAACAGCGGACGAATTCACCGCCTACGTCGGTGCCCTGGTGGAAACCCACCGCCGGAAATCCCGCCTGATCACGGAAATCCGGGCCGCCCGAATTGCCATCCCGAAGGCCGTAACCTCCCCAAGACCACCTCGTTGA
- a CDS encoding class F sortase: protein MRHPRLWPAVTAVAAALGAILVVAAVLAFSPHPPDQVAPPSATPVGIAPPATATPSGDGLPAAKPASLSIPAIGVRTDGIKDLGLTSGGELEVPGDATTVGWFTGAPSPGEAGPAVLAAHVDYKHVPGAFSRLKELRPGEQARVGRADGRTAVFTVYRVDRYAKAEFPTDQVYGDTADPELRLITCGGAFDRSSGNYLDNVVVYARLTGVEA from the coding sequence TTGAGGCACCCGCGCCTGTGGCCGGCGGTCACGGCGGTCGCCGCCGCCCTCGGCGCGATCCTGGTGGTGGCCGCCGTCCTCGCGTTCTCGCCGCACCCGCCGGACCAGGTCGCCCCGCCGTCCGCCACGCCTGTCGGGATCGCGCCGCCGGCCACCGCCACGCCGTCGGGTGACGGGCTCCCGGCGGCGAAACCGGCCTCCTTGAGCATCCCGGCGATCGGCGTGCGGACCGACGGGATCAAGGACCTCGGGCTGACCTCGGGCGGTGAGCTCGAGGTCCCCGGCGACGCCACGACGGTCGGCTGGTTCACCGGGGCGCCGTCGCCCGGCGAGGCCGGCCCGGCGGTGCTGGCGGCGCACGTCGACTACAAGCACGTGCCCGGCGCGTTCTCCCGACTCAAGGAGCTGCGCCCGGGCGAGCAGGCGAGGGTCGGGCGCGCCGACGGCCGGACGGCGGTCTTCACCGTCTACCGCGTCGACCGCTACGCCAAGGCGGAGTTCCCGACGGACCAGGTATACGGCGACACGGCCGATCCCGAGCTGCGGCTCATCACCTGCGGCGGGGCGTTCGACCGGTCGAGCGGCAACTACCTCGACAACGTCGTGGTCTACGCGCGGCTCACCGGCGTCGAGGCCTAG
- a CDS encoding excalibur calcium-binding domain-containing protein, with product MSLFRRVLTTAAAVAGLALLGPVLPASAQLATPLAADLDCKNFQYQEEAQAVLDATPGDPNNLDSDHDGIACESLPHRPQNTSNPTPVPPSTTTKTHTAPKSTTTTKKSTTGSQVKVKPVGGVATGGGEPDEGAPAILVLSGALLAAAASGGMVLYLRRRTS from the coding sequence GTGTCCTTGTTTCGTCGTGTCCTGACGACGGCCGCGGCCGTCGCCGGGCTCGCTCTCCTCGGCCCCGTTCTCCCCGCCTCCGCGCAGTTGGCGACGCCGCTCGCGGCCGACCTGGACTGCAAGAACTTCCAGTACCAGGAAGAGGCGCAGGCGGTCCTTGACGCAACGCCGGGCGACCCGAACAACCTCGATTCCGATCACGACGGAATCGCCTGCGAATCCCTGCCACACCGCCCGCAGAACACGTCCAACCCGACGCCCGTACCGCCGTCGACCACGACGAAGACCCACACCGCCCCGAAATCCACCACCACCACCAAGAAGTCCACAACGGGCAGCCAGGTGAAGGTGAAGCCGGTCGGCGGCGTGGCCACCGGCGGCGGTGAGCCGGACGAAGGCGCCCCCGCGATCCTGGTGCTGAGCGGTGCGCTGCTCGCCGCGGCGGCGTCCGGCGGCATGGTGCTCTACCTGCGCCGGCGCACGAGTTGA
- a CDS encoding nucleotide pyrophosphohydrolase: MTLDDVTQRLRAFAAARAWEPYHTPKNLVMALSGEVGELTSLFQWLTPEESDAWREDPALEANVLDEIADVTLYLLQLADRLGVDLAAAAHAKIDRNEVRFPPPDQSNATTSA; encoded by the coding sequence GTGACCCTCGACGACGTGACCCAGCGCCTCCGCGCCTTCGCGGCGGCCCGCGCCTGGGAGCCGTACCACACCCCGAAGAACCTCGTGATGGCGTTGTCCGGCGAGGTCGGCGAGCTGACCTCGCTGTTCCAGTGGCTGACCCCGGAGGAGTCCGACGCGTGGCGCGAGGACCCGGCGCTGGAAGCGAACGTCCTGGACGAGATCGCGGACGTCACCCTGTACCTGCTCCAGCTGGCCGACCGCCTGGGCGTGGACCTGGCGGCCGCGGCGCACGCGAAGATCGACCGCAACGAGGTCCGCTTCCCACCACCGGATCAGAGCAACGCGACGACATCGGCGTAG
- a CDS encoding helicase-associated domain-containing protein, which produces MTTADELLGRLAALDREELAKVLAHRPDALHEPWPRRLDVVAARLATAQSVNEAVLGLSLPQVQVVSAVQLCHALGRRPVPVGEVGKLLGTTAETIESFVDELAERALLWRDPDGIRLPELLHKKNFSAEGLGQPVAELLGEIGRSRTARLSQTLGLPEGHKELVHFFRDGDRVREVFGTAPEPTRKLLRDMADGVPEAEGVLSFHTAEGWAFEHGFLFSTYYGSAVMPIEVSLALRGPDHQLPFTPAEPGYAVTHVGAESVEATSSAAALRLLDRVSAVLDRAGVEPFPLLKDGTIGARLVKKVAKDTGGTPAEIELAIDLAAQAGLLLADEPPPPRRGQKAPPPTLAPDPDLARPEPALLYRLLLTTWWEPAPPEYEADVDALVRRLVVRVLARLEPGTAIADVDALTRLAEWHAPMLPIEDFAGYLRDALDTAELLGVVAHGAATATGRALLEETGLVEVTGELVARARTTALFGTDLTAIVPGSPDARLAASLDRVADREAQGTATSWRFSPASVRRAFDQGSTAAELLDELGAIAAGELPQPLVYLVNDVARRHGEAQVHDVASVVVGEPAVLAELAAHRKLAKLGLRAVAPTVLTSTVDASGTLDALRGAGYAPTHHAADGTIVLPARETDAAEPRVVVRDAGPGDRPPDPLDHAERLLAAPSSGPSLLRGQLARAMSDRYAGRLTPKQQQLCWQLEAGIPAEIVYQADGGPARLVIAYPELDGDVLDVWSVGDRAYRRLELTRIDLS; this is translated from the coding sequence ATGACCACCGCGGACGAGCTGCTCGGCAGGCTTGCCGCCCTCGATCGCGAAGAGCTGGCCAAAGTCCTCGCCCACCGGCCCGACGCGCTGCACGAACCGTGGCCGCGGCGGCTCGACGTCGTCGCGGCCCGGCTCGCGACCGCGCAGTCCGTGAACGAGGCCGTGCTCGGGTTGTCGTTGCCGCAGGTGCAGGTCGTGAGCGCCGTCCAGCTGTGTCACGCGCTGGGGCGGCGGCCGGTGCCGGTCGGCGAAGTCGGGAAGCTGCTCGGCACGACAGCCGAGACGATCGAGTCCTTTGTGGACGAACTTGCCGAACGCGCCCTGCTGTGGCGCGATCCCGACGGCATCCGGCTCCCGGAACTCCTGCACAAGAAGAACTTCAGCGCCGAAGGCCTCGGTCAGCCCGTCGCCGAACTGCTCGGCGAGATCGGCCGGAGTCGCACGGCGCGCCTGTCCCAGACCCTCGGCCTGCCCGAAGGCCACAAGGAACTCGTCCACTTCTTCCGCGACGGCGACCGCGTGCGCGAGGTGTTCGGCACCGCCCCCGAACCGACCCGGAAACTGTTGCGGGACATGGCCGACGGCGTCCCCGAGGCCGAAGGGGTGCTGTCCTTCCACACCGCGGAGGGCTGGGCGTTCGAGCACGGCTTCCTGTTCAGCACTTACTACGGCAGCGCGGTCATGCCGATCGAGGTGTCGCTCGCCCTGCGCGGCCCGGACCACCAGCTGCCGTTCACGCCCGCCGAACCCGGGTACGCCGTCACGCACGTCGGTGCCGAGTCGGTGGAGGCCACGTCGTCGGCTGCCGCGCTTCGGCTGCTCGACCGCGTCTCGGCCGTCCTCGATCGCGCCGGCGTGGAGCCGTTCCCGCTGCTCAAGGACGGCACGATCGGCGCGCGGCTCGTCAAGAAGGTCGCCAAGGACACCGGCGGGACGCCCGCGGAGATCGAGCTGGCCATCGACCTCGCGGCGCAGGCCGGGCTGTTGCTGGCCGACGAGCCGCCGCCACCGCGTCGCGGCCAGAAGGCGCCGCCGCCCACGCTGGCGCCGGACCCCGATCTCGCCCGGCCCGAGCCCGCGCTGCTGTACCGCCTGCTGCTGACGACCTGGTGGGAGCCGGCGCCGCCGGAGTACGAAGCCGACGTCGACGCGCTGGTGCGCCGTCTCGTCGTGCGGGTGCTGGCGCGGCTCGAGCCCGGCACCGCGATCGCCGACGTCGACGCGCTCACCCGCCTCGCCGAGTGGCACGCGCCGATGCTGCCGATCGAGGACTTCGCCGGCTACCTGCGGGACGCACTGGACACGGCCGAGCTCCTCGGCGTCGTCGCGCACGGCGCTGCCACCGCGACCGGCCGGGCCCTCCTCGAGGAAACCGGCCTCGTCGAAGTCACCGGTGAGCTGGTCGCCCGAGCGCGGACGACGGCGCTGTTCGGCACCGACCTGACCGCGATCGTGCCCGGGTCGCCGGACGCCCGGCTCGCAGCATCGCTCGACCGCGTCGCCGACCGCGAGGCCCAGGGCACCGCGACCAGCTGGCGGTTCTCCCCCGCGAGCGTCCGGCGGGCGTTCGACCAGGGTTCGACGGCGGCCGAGCTGCTCGACGAGCTGGGCGCGATCGCCGCGGGCGAGCTGCCGCAACCGCTGGTGTACCTGGTCAACGACGTCGCGCGACGCCACGGTGAGGCGCAGGTGCACGACGTCGCGAGCGTCGTCGTCGGCGAACCCGCCGTGCTCGCCGAGCTGGCCGCGCACCGCAAGCTCGCGAAACTCGGCCTGCGCGCGGTGGCGCCGACCGTCCTGACGTCCACAGTGGACGCGTCCGGGACGCTGGACGCGTTGCGCGGTGCCGGTTACGCGCCGACCCACCACGCCGCCGACGGCACCATCGTGCTACCCGCCCGCGAAACCGACGCGGCCGAGCCCAGGGTCGTCGTCCGCGACGCCGGCCCCGGCGACCGGCCGCCGGATCCCCTCGACCACGCCGAGCGGCTGCTCGCGGCGCCGTCGAGCGGCCCGAGCCTGCTGCGCGGGCAGCTCGCGCGGGCGATGAGCGACCGCTACGCCGGACGTCTGACGCCGAAGCAGCAACAACTCTGCTGGCAGCTCGAAGCCGGCATCCCGGCGGAGATCGTCTACCAGGCGGACGGCGGCCCCGCCCGCCTGGTGATCGCGTACCCGGAGCTCGACGGCGACGTCCTGGACGTCTGGTCGGTCGGCGACCGCGCGTACCGGCGGCTCGAGCTGACGCGGATCGACCTGAGCTAG